One genomic window of Salvelinus alpinus chromosome 17, SLU_Salpinus.1, whole genome shotgun sequence includes the following:
- the LOC139542821 gene encoding uncharacterized protein: MSTVTASVVDVSRNIYSTENGNRGGRNYTGQCTPMPLPALGTQKIIHGNGTNVGTVITLQCPSRHHLVGGSEVSCVWGSNSTQWSGGSPWCKPLSMSEDFGFSVAVVSSIISCAIILLMSMAFITCCLLDCVKEEERKKEERETDLWHQPERAEQEENRASRYDHKGRNNNNNTQEKTLPQWDHQDPSMCDQRRPSWCHQYPYALTGPAPASTFGPALNSAPLPCRGYDQPILLHNSGLYRNPGQPNNPGLLQNPIPPQYPGSTQTVGYRNPEVPSGSGLARLYAGQEGSVSVVSTPLLEEWSAQERTIQVISV; the protein is encoded by the exons ATGTCAACGGTTACAGCTTCGGTGGTTGATGTTTCCAGAAATATTTATTCAACCGAAAACGGAAACCGTGGCGGCCGTAATTATACAG GCCAGTGTACCCCAATGCCCCTGCCTGCGTTGGGGACCCAGAAGATTATCCATGGGAATGGCACCAACGTGGGAACGGTGATCACCTTGCAGTGCCCGTCCAGACACCATCTGGTTGGGGGCAGTGAGGTGTCCTGCGTCTGGGGCAGCAACAGCACCCAGTGGTCAGGAGGTTCTCCCTGGTGTAAAC cgTTGTCCATGTCGGAGGACTTTGGGTTCAGTGTGGCAGTGGTGTCCTCTATCATCAGCTGTGCCATCATCCTGCTCATGTCCATGGCCTTCATCACCTGCTGTCTGCTCGACTGTGTcaaggaggaggaaaggaaaaaggaggagag GGAGACGGATCTGTGGCACCAGCCAGAGCGAGCGGAGCAGGAGGAGAACAGGGCCTCTCGCTATGACCACAAGGGCagaaacaacaataacaacacccAGGAGAAGACACTGCCACAATGGGACCACCAGGACCCTTCAATGTGTGACCAAAGGAGACCCAGCTG GTGCCATCAGTACCCCTATGCTCTGACTGGTCCAGCCCCAGCCTCCACCTTCGGCCCAGCCCTCAACTCAGCTCCTCTCCCCTGCAGAGGCTACGACCAGCCCATTCTTCTGCACAACTCAGGCCTGTACCGCAACCCAGGTCAGCCAAACAATCCAGGCCTACTTCAAAACCCCATCCCACCCCAGTATCCAGGTTCAACTCAGACCGTGGGGTACCGGAACCCAGAGGTACCCTCTGGCTCAGGCTTGGCCAGGCTGTATGCAGGACAGGAGGGCAGTGTGTCCGTGGTGAGCACTCCACTTCTGGAGGAGTGGAGTGCCCAGGAGCGCACCATACAGGTCATATCCGTGTGA